One Leisingera sp. M658 genomic window carries:
- a CDS encoding MbtH family NRPS accessory protein — protein MTQPGPDQWICVSNSEGRWSVWPANLPVPAGWQAKSMPADRSACLAEIEARWTDPRPEALQEAMA, from the coding sequence ATGACCCAACCTGGACCCGATCAATGGATCTGCGTCAGCAACAGTGAAGGCCGCTGGTCCGTCTGGCCTGCAAACCTGCCGGTTCCTGCGGGATGGCAGGCCAAAAGCATGCCTGCGGATCGCAGTGCCTGTCTCGCGGAGATTGAGGCGCGCTGGACCGACCCGCGTCCCGAAGCACTGCAGGAGGCGATGGCATGA
- a CDS encoding amino acid adenylation domain-containing protein produces the protein MSGTLALEDAEMELTPGEKQVCAHEQVGQLAPYGVQVLLLRADARWKITEVRQAAEAALEAHPVFCARLHRQAGGEMRRSEQERNRIGLAERPAKALEDALAGMRFDLDGGAGAFACVATDDRDHLFGVALHPAFGDAGVLNAVALGFARALTGEADVAVPAVGAAAETGRDQLPGWREMLEDTACAVARLPHRHGGSEDVARGRAEHVLQPALAESLHSESTGAEARFAAALGIVLSRCSGQGDLRFATGSVRAQAGRRSEDILPLRLRIDPGSSAGTVLEQAQTELERGRARAVPSELLVQDMLRREGADRHPLGAVTLHVRRDVPLPDGLAFCTLPDPAAQGELMLLMRLSGDGRVILRASYARDLFEPALIGRFLTHLERVLNAGLADPEQAAGRIALLSREELDTLSAPYEDSAVNDPRMVHEIIAGHACLTPDKTALICGGEAWSHGTLNRRANRLAHRLRALGVGTEVPVAVMVERGNEAVMAILAALKAGGAYIPVEPDHPESRNHHILTDAGVQAVITRRCHLGKLPEGLKARILCLDDDPGAGQPEVDPDVAIHRDQMAYIMYTSGSTGKPKGVAVEHGPLSDHLQDTARVYEMSSESRELPFLPFSSDGGHERWMNPLMMGGSAVIPDGVLWTPEQSFAAMRKYGCNNASIPTTYLQQLAEWAEETGEAPDMRLYSFGGEGLAQATFDLLSRELRAPLLINGYGPTETIMTPMVWKVRAGTRFEGAYAPLGRAVGNRRAYVLDAQLMPCPVGVVGEIHLGGEGVARGYVNRPGTTADRFIPDPFAPELDGRSGARMYRSGDLGRWREDGTIEFLGRVDHQVKLNGYRIEPGEIEAALLQQPGVSEALVLLREDGGEKRLVGYAVASRDVQEEQLMRALEAQLLRHMVPSAIVVLERMPTNPNAKVDRAALPLPGVRRRAGEGAAPAGEAEAAVLAVWREEIGNPDMGVTDDFFDMGGRSLTALKVLARMRKAWPGIALTIADLFDAPTVRALTRRLEAGDATGRQAIALRSTGSRPMLYCFPGLLVSTREYLRLTAFLGEDQPVTGFLCHSLNEEKHLNVSVQDVVAPYVEHIRRESAGRPCAFLGWSWGGLLAWEAARQLQGEVDLRMIGMVDVCDLGRDFAPGAVPRFALGERETLEAELQAWLGKTRMRSQWDALIGAMDALCYDQFLRFIGNEAEPLPFDGPEVSSREHTFWVLIDNALVFRQYQLAQLNVPVASFSAGDTLSRGLNLVDWRQVSPRAEPAEVVPGTNHLHIIGDQLFHGRFKAALERAFAGA, from the coding sequence ATGAGCGGCACACTGGCGCTTGAAGATGCGGAGATGGAGCTGACGCCGGGTGAAAAACAGGTTTGCGCCCATGAACAAGTGGGGCAGCTGGCGCCTTACGGGGTGCAGGTGCTGCTGCTTAGGGCGGATGCGCGCTGGAAAATCACAGAGGTGCGGCAGGCCGCGGAAGCCGCCCTAGAAGCGCATCCGGTGTTTTGTGCCCGCCTTCACCGGCAGGCTGGCGGCGAGATGCGCCGCTCTGAACAGGAAAGGAACCGGATTGGACTGGCAGAACGCCCGGCAAAGGCGTTGGAGGACGCGCTGGCCGGGATGCGTTTTGATTTGGACGGCGGCGCGGGGGCCTTTGCCTGTGTCGCAACGGATGACAGGGACCATCTGTTCGGCGTGGCTTTGCACCCGGCCTTTGGCGATGCAGGGGTGCTGAACGCTGTGGCTCTGGGCTTTGCCCGCGCGTTAACGGGAGAGGCGGATGTTGCTGTTCCAGCGGTTGGGGCTGCAGCTGAAACGGGCCGGGATCAGCTGCCTGGCTGGCGGGAGATGCTGGAGGACACGGCCTGTGCGGTTGCCCGCTTGCCGCACCGGCACGGCGGCAGCGAAGACGTCGCACGGGGCCGTGCAGAACATGTGCTGCAGCCGGCGCTGGCGGAATCCCTGCACAGTGAAAGCACCGGAGCGGAAGCCCGTTTCGCTGCCGCGCTTGGCATTGTGCTGTCGCGCTGCAGCGGGCAGGGGGATCTGCGCTTTGCAACCGGTTCTGTCCGGGCGCAGGCGGGGCGGCGCAGTGAAGACATCCTGCCGCTGCGGCTGCGAATTGACCCGGGCAGCAGCGCAGGGACTGTGCTGGAACAGGCGCAAACGGAATTGGAGCGGGGCAGGGCGCGCGCAGTGCCTTCGGAACTCCTGGTGCAGGACATGCTGCGCCGCGAGGGTGCGGACCGGCATCCTTTGGGAGCCGTCACCCTGCATGTGCGCAGGGATGTGCCGCTGCCGGACGGGCTGGCGTTCTGCACTTTGCCGGACCCTGCGGCGCAGGGGGAGTTGATGCTGCTGATGCGTCTGAGCGGTGATGGCAGGGTGATCCTGCGGGCCAGCTATGCGCGGGACTTGTTCGAGCCTGCCTTGATCGGGCGCTTTCTGACGCATCTGGAGCGGGTGCTGAATGCCGGGCTGGCGGACCCGGAGCAAGCGGCAGGGCGGATTGCCTTGCTGAGCCGCGAGGAACTGGACACGCTGTCGGCGCCATATGAGGATAGCGCGGTCAACGATCCCCGCATGGTGCATGAGATCATCGCCGGCCACGCTTGCCTGACGCCTGACAAAACGGCGCTGATCTGCGGTGGCGAGGCCTGGAGCCACGGCACCCTGAACCGCCGGGCCAACCGGCTGGCGCACCGGTTGCGGGCGCTGGGGGTTGGCACCGAAGTGCCGGTGGCCGTCATGGTCGAACGTGGCAACGAGGCGGTGATGGCGATCCTGGCGGCGCTGAAGGCAGGCGGCGCTTATATCCCGGTGGAGCCGGACCATCCGGAAAGCCGCAATCACCACATTTTGACCGACGCAGGCGTGCAGGCGGTGATCACCCGCCGCTGCCACCTGGGCAAGCTGCCCGAGGGGCTCAAGGCCCGGATCCTGTGCCTGGACGATGATCCTGGGGCAGGTCAGCCGGAGGTGGACCCGGATGTCGCCATCCATCGGGACCAGATGGCCTATATCATGTATACTTCCGGCTCCACCGGTAAGCCGAAAGGCGTTGCGGTGGAACATGGACCGCTCAGCGATCATCTGCAGGATACGGCGCGTGTTTATGAGATGAGCAGCGAAAGCCGCGAGCTGCCGTTCCTGCCGTTCTCCTCGGATGGCGGGCATGAGCGCTGGATGAATCCTCTGATGATGGGCGGTTCGGCGGTGATCCCGGACGGGGTGCTGTGGACGCCGGAGCAGAGCTTTGCGGCGATGCGCAAATACGGCTGCAACAATGCCTCTATCCCGACGACCTACCTGCAGCAGCTGGCGGAATGGGCGGAAGAAACCGGCGAGGCGCCGGATATGCGGCTCTATTCATTCGGCGGCGAAGGGCTGGCGCAAGCAACCTTTGACCTGCTGTCGCGGGAGTTGCGGGCGCCCCTGCTGATCAACGGCTACGGGCCGACCGAAACCATCATGACACCGATGGTCTGGAAGGTAAGGGCGGGCACCCGTTTCGAAGGCGCCTATGCGCCCTTGGGCCGGGCAGTGGGCAACCGCCGCGCCTATGTGCTGGATGCGCAGCTGATGCCGTGCCCTGTCGGGGTGGTGGGAGAGATCCACCTGGGCGGCGAGGGGGTTGCGCGCGGCTATGTGAACCGGCCCGGCACCACCGCGGACCGGTTCATCCCCGATCCTTTTGCACCGGAGTTGGACGGGCGTTCAGGCGCGCGGATGTACCGGTCCGGCGATCTGGGGCGCTGGCGCGAGGACGGTACGATCGAGTTCCTCGGCCGGGTGGATCATCAGGTGAAGCTCAATGGCTACCGGATTGAGCCCGGCGAGATCGAGGCGGCGCTTTTGCAGCAGCCGGGTGTCTCCGAAGCGCTGGTTCTCCTGCGCGAGGATGGTGGCGAAAAGCGGCTGGTCGGCTATGCCGTGGCGTCGCGGGACGTGCAGGAGGAGCAACTGATGCGGGCGCTGGAGGCGCAGCTGCTCCGGCATATGGTGCCCTCAGCCATTGTTGTGCTGGAGCGGATGCCGACCAATCCCAATGCCAAGGTTGACCGGGCGGCACTGCCGCTGCCGGGGGTGCGGCGGCGTGCCGGCGAAGGTGCCGCCCCAGCCGGGGAGGCCGAAGCCGCGGTGCTGGCGGTTTGGCGGGAAGAAATCGGCAATCCGGATATGGGCGTGACCGATGACTTCTTTGACATGGGCGGCAGGTCGCTGACCGCGTTGAAGGTGCTGGCCCGCATGCGCAAAGCCTGGCCGGGCATTGCGCTGACCATTGCGGACTTGTTTGATGCGCCGACGGTCCGGGCGCTGACACGGCGGCTTGAGGCAGGGGATGCCACGGGGCGGCAGGCGATTGCGCTGCGCAGTACCGGCTCAAGGCCGATGCTGTATTGTTTCCCCGGGCTGCTGGTGTCGACCCGCGAATACCTGCGGCTGACGGCATTTCTGGGAGAGGATCAGCCAGTGACCGGCTTCCTGTGCCATTCGCTCAATGAAGAGAAGCATTTGAACGTGTCAGTGCAGGATGTGGTGGCGCCTTATGTCGAACATATCCGCCGGGAAAGTGCCGGGCGGCCCTGCGCATTTCTGGGCTGGAGCTGGGGCGGTCTTCTGGCCTGGGAGGCGGCGCGGCAGCTGCAGGGAGAGGTAGATCTGCGGATGATCGGCATGGTGGATGTCTGCGATCTGGGCCGCGATTTTGCCCCTGGCGCGGTGCCGCGCTTTGCTCTTGGCGAGCGGGAGACGCTGGAAGCGGAGCTGCAGGCGTGGCTGGGCAAGACCAGGATGCGGTCACAGTGGGATGCGCTGATCGGGGCGATGGATGCGCTCTGCTATGACCAGTTCCTGCGTTTCATCGGCAACGAGGCAGAGCCGCTGCCCTTTGACGGCCCCGAGGTTTCCAGCCGCGAGCATACGTTCTGGGTGCTGATCGACAACGCGCTGGTGTTCCGCCAGTACCAGCTGGCGCAGCTGAATGTGCCGGTGGCCTCCTTCAGTGCGGGTGACACGCTGAGCCGGGGTCTGAACCTGGTGGACTGGCGGCAGGTATCGCCGCGGGCCGAACCGGCGGAAGTGGTGCCTGGCACCAACCATCTGCACATCATCGGCGACCAGCTGTTCCATGGCCGTTTCAAGGCGGCTCTGGAGCGGGCTTTTGCAGGCGCGTAA
- a CDS encoding TonB-dependent siderophore receptor: MLELAPIIVRDKLQYAGAVDSYLAPASETGVKSGVPLAEVPQSISVVTSTELERRQPAQVEDAIRFTPGINPSTWGTDDRFDQFSIRGFDMGTSALYRDGLPNKAHNFASFKIDPYMLDRVEVLRGPAGVLYGSNDAGGLVNLVTKRPTFENEGSAYAGYGSFGTAEAGVDVSRVLNAEGTLAGRLTVLLRDGETELDNSHNARNLIAGSLTWAPSDDTSLTVLMHLQQDERTPLQWVPQAGVEYDAALGSLPENFYTRQSGFNSYESESGSIGWEFSHRFGDGFTFNQKTRYARDKIDYQHLYLASTDFATGNMGYTAQANTEEAYNLGFDNYLEWKRGGNSLIVGADYQRRKTEYRQHLAYGAYSVSFANPVFDFNVAYPPLSAHNREEYTEKGIYLQNHHKFGNGLAVTAGLRRSWFENEIDDLLNSTAQSQKNAATTGMLGLTYEMANGMTPYVSYTEGFVQNFGKTIAGAPLDPSESKQWEAGLRYLPEHGSYMLSAAVFDLRKTNVKDYDRNDPTWSSFTQEGEIRSRGLELEARGRITDNLQGVFGYTYLDTEITKSLVAGLTGNDNAMAPPHQLSLWLDYDAAALLPGLSIGGGIRYNDDAFATQSNARVTPSYTLADLALRYEWQEMEVNLRVSNLFDKGYDSICYDGYGCSRGEGRTVSFTIGRSF, from the coding sequence GTGCTGGAGCTCGCGCCGATCATCGTGCGTGACAAGCTGCAATATGCCGGCGCCGTCGACAGCTATCTCGCGCCCGCCTCCGAGACCGGCGTCAAATCCGGCGTGCCGCTGGCCGAGGTGCCGCAGTCGATCTCAGTCGTGACCTCTACCGAGCTGGAGCGGCGCCAGCCCGCCCAGGTCGAGGACGCAATCAGGTTCACCCCCGGCATCAACCCCTCCACCTGGGGCACTGATGACCGGTTCGACCAGTTCTCGATCCGCGGCTTCGACATGGGCACCAGTGCGCTTTACCGCGACGGGCTGCCGAACAAGGCGCACAATTTCGCCAGTTTCAAGATCGACCCCTACATGCTGGACCGGGTCGAAGTGCTGCGCGGCCCGGCGGGTGTTCTTTATGGCTCCAACGACGCAGGCGGCCTGGTCAATCTGGTCACCAAACGTCCCACATTTGAAAACGAAGGCTCTGCCTATGCCGGTTACGGCAGCTTTGGCACCGCCGAGGCCGGCGTGGACGTGTCCCGGGTGCTGAATGCCGAGGGCACGCTGGCTGGGCGGCTGACGGTGCTGCTGCGCGACGGCGAGACCGAACTGGACAATTCCCACAACGCCCGGAATCTGATTGCGGGCAGCCTGACCTGGGCGCCCAGCGACGACACCAGCCTGACGGTGCTGATGCACCTGCAGCAGGACGAGCGGACCCCGCTGCAATGGGTGCCGCAAGCGGGCGTGGAATATGACGCGGCCCTCGGCAGCCTGCCCGAGAACTTCTATACGCGGCAGTCGGGCTTCAATTCCTATGAGAGCGAAAGCGGCTCCATCGGCTGGGAATTCTCGCACCGCTTCGGCGACGGCTTCACATTCAATCAGAAGACCCGCTATGCCCGCGACAAGATCGACTACCAGCACCTGTACCTCGCCTCGACCGACTTTGCGACCGGCAACATGGGCTATACCGCACAAGCCAACACCGAAGAGGCCTATAACCTGGGCTTCGACAACTACCTGGAATGGAAACGCGGCGGTAACAGCCTGATCGTCGGCGCCGACTACCAGCGCCGCAAAACCGAATACCGCCAGCACCTGGCCTATGGCGCTTATTCCGTCAGCTTCGCCAATCCGGTGTTCGATTTCAACGTCGCCTACCCGCCGCTGTCGGCACATAACCGGGAAGAGTATACTGAAAAAGGGATCTACCTGCAGAACCACCACAAGTTCGGCAACGGTCTGGCCGTCACCGCGGGCCTGCGCCGCAGCTGGTTCGAAAATGAAATCGACGATCTGCTGAATTCCACCGCCCAATCGCAGAAGAACGCAGCAACCACCGGCATGCTGGGCCTGACCTACGAGATGGCCAACGGCATGACCCCCTACGTCAGTTATACTGAAGGCTTCGTCCAGAACTTCGGCAAGACCATCGCCGGCGCGCCTCTGGACCCCTCCGAAAGCAAACAGTGGGAAGCCGGATTGCGCTATCTGCCGGAACACGGCAGCTATATGCTCAGCGCCGCCGTCTTTGACCTGCGCAAGACCAACGTGAAGGACTACGACCGCAACGACCCGACCTGGAGCAGCTTTACTCAGGAAGGCGAAATCCGCTCCCGCGGGCTTGAGCTGGAGGCCCGGGGCCGGATCACGGACAATCTGCAAGGTGTGTTCGGCTATACTTACCTGGACACCGAGATCACAAAATCGCTGGTTGCAGGCCTCACCGGAAACGACAACGCCATGGCGCCGCCGCATCAGCTGTCGCTATGGCTGGACTATGATGCCGCGGCCCTGCTGCCAGGTCTCAGCATCGGCGGCGGCATCCGCTACAATGACGATGCCTTCGCCACCCAAAGCAACGCACGGGTGACGCCCTCCTACACGCTTGCCGATCTGGCCCTGCGCTATGAATGGCAGGAAATGGAAGTAAACCTGCGGGTCTCCAACCTGTTTGACAAGGGTTACGACAGCATCTGCTACGACGGCTACGGCTGCTCCCGCGGAGAAGGCCGCACCGTGTCCTTCACTATCGGCAGATCTTTCTGA
- a CDS encoding siderophore-interacting protein: protein MNSLPSFPLRAEADLPALPFAAARPALRAMAQEHELPVVHDTEASLTIEVPAFGRYRFTAEGTGTAIRVSAALPDRLHMLKEGFAEHLEHLQPGAAASLRWPDNGVVSTRPPDVQFTTLLSVIPLGRSFLRIRLQAQDLSGFGDDAIHFRLLLPPAGCTDPEYPKLDAGGRTVWPKGAKTLHRPVYTARNVCAQSGLLEFDLFLHAGGRASAWAQNAAAGDQLAIAGPGGGGIPTTEEILLYADETALPAAARILETLPPGTCGSATLLADGGAACGYPVTAPPGISLRWLDRRVGDSLGRCARADFPQYPGAFLWFAGEKSEAQPLRAAARAAGVPPGQSYIAAYWSLP, encoded by the coding sequence ATGAACAGCCTTCCCAGCTTCCCCCTGCGGGCCGAGGCCGATCTGCCCGCCTTGCCCTTTGCCGCCGCCCGGCCGGCACTGCGCGCCATGGCGCAAGAGCATGAATTGCCGGTCGTCCACGATACTGAAGCCAGCCTCACGATCGAAGTCCCCGCTTTTGGCCGCTACCGCTTTACCGCGGAGGGAACAGGCACCGCGATCCGGGTATCAGCTGCGCTGCCGGACCGGCTCCACATGCTGAAAGAGGGCTTTGCCGAGCACCTCGAACACCTGCAGCCTGGAGCGGCGGCTTCACTCCGCTGGCCGGATAATGGCGTCGTGAGCACACGGCCTCCGGATGTGCAATTCACCACCTTGCTCTCCGTCATTCCGTTGGGCCGCAGCTTTCTGCGCATCCGCTTGCAGGCGCAGGATCTGTCCGGCTTTGGCGATGATGCCATCCACTTCCGCCTGCTGCTGCCGCCCGCAGGCTGCACCGATCCGGAGTACCCAAAGCTCGATGCCGGCGGCCGGACAGTTTGGCCCAAAGGCGCCAAGACGCTGCACCGGCCGGTCTATACCGCCCGCAACGTCTGCGCCCAAAGCGGCCTGCTGGAATTCGATCTGTTCCTGCATGCCGGCGGCCGGGCCTCTGCCTGGGCGCAAAACGCTGCGGCGGGTGATCAGCTGGCTATCGCAGGCCCCGGCGGCGGCGGCATTCCGACTACGGAAGAAATCCTGCTTTACGCTGATGAGACCGCCCTTCCCGCAGCAGCCCGCATTCTCGAAACCCTGCCGCCCGGCACTTGCGGCAGCGCCACGCTGCTAGCCGATGGCGGCGCCGCCTGCGGGTATCCGGTCACCGCCCCGCCCGGCATTTCCTTGCGCTGGCTGGACCGGCGGGTCGGAGACAGCCTCGGCCGCTGCGCCCGGGCGGATTTCCCGCAGTACCCCGGCGCCTTCCTCTGGTTCGCCGGCGAAAAATCCGAGGCCCAACCCTTGCGCGCTGCCGCCCGGGCAGCCGGCGTGCCGCCTGGCCAAAGCTATATCGCAGCCTATTGGAGCCTGCCGTAA
- a CDS encoding ABC transporter ATP-binding protein: protein MLNASNAPNARLRAENLSAAYAGTQVLTDLNAEIPDGSITVIAGPNACGKSTLLRALARLQPAAAGQVVLDGKAIHRQPSRSVAQRLAILPQSPAAPEGLTVRDLAARGRTPHQSPLRQWSRQDAAAIDQALERTGMAPLATRPLEALSGGQRQRAWIAMALAQDTGILLLDEPTTYLDLPHQIELLKLVQALNRETGRTIAMVLHDINLAARFATHMITLKSGRVHCQGTPAKVVTETVMQEVFGLPCRIIPDPLHGTPHVIPE from the coding sequence ATGCTCAACGCCTCCAACGCCCCAAACGCCCGCCTGCGTGCAGAGAACCTGTCGGCTGCCTATGCCGGGACACAAGTGCTCACTGACCTGAACGCAGAAATCCCCGATGGCAGCATTACGGTCATCGCCGGCCCCAACGCCTGCGGCAAATCCACCCTGCTGCGCGCCCTGGCACGGCTGCAACCCGCCGCCGCGGGCCAGGTCGTGCTGGACGGCAAGGCAATCCACCGTCAGCCCAGCCGCTCTGTCGCGCAAAGGCTGGCGATCCTGCCGCAGTCCCCCGCAGCCCCCGAAGGGCTGACCGTCCGCGACCTTGCCGCCCGCGGCCGCACTCCGCATCAGTCCCCTTTGCGGCAATGGTCCCGCCAGGATGCCGCCGCCATTGATCAGGCGCTGGAACGCACCGGCATGGCCCCCCTTGCCACAAGGCCGCTTGAGGCGCTTTCCGGCGGCCAGCGCCAGCGCGCCTGGATTGCCATGGCGCTGGCGCAGGACACCGGTATTCTGCTGCTGGACGAGCCCACCACCTACCTTGATCTGCCGCATCAGATCGAGCTTTTGAAACTGGTGCAGGCACTCAACCGCGAGACCGGGCGCACCATCGCGATGGTGCTGCACGATATCAACCTCGCGGCCCGCTTTGCCACCCATATGATCACTCTCAAGTCCGGCCGCGTTCATTGCCAGGGCACTCCGGCCAAAGTGGTCACCGAGACCGTCATGCAGGAGGTGTTCGGTCTCCCCTGCCGGATCATCCCCGACCCGCTGCATGGCACCCCCCACGTGATCCCGGAATGA
- a CDS encoding iron chelate uptake ABC transporter family permease subunit → MNWTFRIASLSLQIPRQTVLASALLLAMLLALAAFAAQLGSYPLGLTRSLQVLAGQGSAMEQLILLDLRLPRILSALGAGAAFGLSGAIFQAMLRNPLASPDVIGFNAGASCGALAALILTGGLVLPGAIAGALLTAGAVTLLAWKGGLSPARLILTGIGAGLALSATADLLLSRLDIQSAVSMAHWLTGSLNARNWDDAVQVWAGLALLAPLALWLQFPLARLPLGEETAAGLGLNLPALRLALTVTGTLLAALAVSTAGPLPFVAFAAGPLARALRPGGHPALPGAALAGALITLLADTVSRALPGIQLPAGVFTALAGAPLLIWMLLRHFRKGPF, encoded by the coding sequence GTGAACTGGACCTTTCGTATCGCCTCCCTCTCGCTGCAGATCCCGCGCCAGACCGTTCTGGCAAGCGCTCTGCTGCTGGCCATGCTGCTGGCATTGGCTGCATTTGCAGCACAGCTTGGCAGCTACCCTCTTGGCCTCACCCGCAGCTTACAGGTGCTGGCAGGTCAGGGCAGCGCTATGGAACAACTGATTCTGCTTGATCTCCGTCTGCCGCGCATCTTGTCCGCTCTCGGCGCCGGAGCCGCATTTGGCCTCTCCGGGGCTATCTTCCAAGCGATGCTGCGCAACCCGCTCGCCTCGCCTGATGTGATCGGCTTCAACGCTGGCGCCAGCTGCGGTGCCCTGGCGGCGCTGATCCTCACTGGCGGCCTGGTGCTGCCAGGCGCAATTGCAGGAGCGCTGCTGACCGCCGGCGCCGTCACCCTGCTGGCGTGGAAGGGCGGTTTGTCCCCTGCCCGGCTGATCCTCACCGGTATCGGTGCCGGTCTCGCGCTCAGTGCCACCGCCGACCTGCTGCTCAGCCGCCTTGACATCCAAAGCGCCGTCAGCATGGCGCATTGGCTCACCGGCTCGCTGAACGCGCGCAACTGGGACGACGCGGTCCAGGTCTGGGCCGGGCTGGCCCTGCTGGCGCCCCTGGCGCTCTGGCTGCAGTTCCCGCTTGCCCGGCTGCCTCTGGGCGAGGAGACCGCCGCCGGGCTGGGCCTGAACCTGCCTGCGCTGCGGCTGGCGCTCACCGTGACCGGCACCCTGCTGGCGGCACTGGCGGTCAGCACCGCCGGGCCGCTGCCCTTTGTGGCCTTTGCCGCGGGCCCCCTCGCCCGCGCGCTTAGACCCGGCGGGCACCCAGCCCTGCCAGGCGCGGCCCTTGCGGGCGCGCTGATCACCCTGCTTGCCGATACCGTTTCCCGTGCTCTGCCCGGGATCCAGCTGCCCGCCGGCGTCTTCACCGCCCTTGCCGGCGCGCCGTTGCTGATCTGGATGCTGCTGCGCCACTTCCGCAAAGGACCGTTCTGA
- a CDS encoding iron ABC transporter permease produces MPDTALALAAPRRRAALSSRALWLTGSLAALILLAAVSLRLGLRPVSWAEVWQAMSAYDPASAEQIVIRQMRLPRLLGAGLTGAALGISGTLIQGLTRNPLADPGLLGINGGAALAVTGCILLLGITDPAGFVWAALGGALAAALLVAVLSGGSLASPLRLLLAGAAISSLFLALTRALLLASQQALDVYRFWVLGGFDGIQLETIAALAPFFVLGALAALAAASGLDALLLGEDSARSLGVRTGAARLLAGTAIVLLSGSAVALAGPIAFAGLIVPHLARWAAGPGLRWSLALSAPFGAILLLGADLAGRLPLFGGSLQAGVMTALLGGPALIWMVRRNGARSL; encoded by the coding sequence ATGCCTGACACCGCACTTGCCCTGGCAGCTCCTCGCCGCCGCGCCGCCCTTTCCAGCCGTGCGCTTTGGCTGACTGGATCGCTTGCGGCATTGATACTGCTAGCCGCAGTATCGCTGCGGCTGGGCCTGCGCCCCGTCAGCTGGGCCGAGGTCTGGCAGGCTATGAGCGCTTATGACCCCGCCAGCGCAGAACAGATCGTCATCCGGCAGATGCGGCTGCCGCGGCTGCTCGGCGCTGGCCTGACAGGTGCCGCGCTGGGGATTTCCGGAACGCTGATCCAGGGGCTGACCCGCAACCCTCTGGCCGACCCGGGCCTTCTCGGCATCAACGGCGGCGCCGCGCTGGCGGTGACCGGCTGCATCCTGCTGCTAGGCATCACCGATCCCGCGGGCTTTGTTTGGGCCGCCCTTGGCGGCGCGCTGGCGGCGGCCCTGTTGGTGGCCGTGCTCAGCGGCGGTTCTCTGGCCAGCCCGCTAAGGCTGCTGCTGGCCGGCGCCGCCATCAGCTCTTTGTTCCTTGCTCTTACCCGGGCGCTGCTGCTGGCCAGCCAGCAGGCGCTGGACGTTTACCGTTTCTGGGTACTCGGCGGCTTTGACGGGATCCAATTAGAGACAATCGCAGCGCTCGCTCCCTTTTTCGTTTTGGGCGCGCTGGCGGCGTTGGCGGCGGCGTCAGGCCTCGACGCCTTGCTGCTGGGCGAAGACAGCGCCCGTAGCCTGGGCGTACGCACCGGCGCGGCGCGGCTGCTGGCCGGCACCGCAATCGTGTTGCTAAGCGGCAGTGCCGTCGCCTTGGCAGGCCCGATTGCTTTTGCGGGTCTGATCGTGCCGCATCTGGCCCGCTGGGCCGCTGGACCGGGCCTGCGCTGGAGCCTTGCCCTGTCTGCCCCCTTTGGTGCCATTCTTCTGCTGGGCGCCGATCTGGCCGGTCGTCTGCCGCTCTTTGGCGGCAGCCTGCAGGCCGGGGTGATGACCGCGCTGCTGGGCGGGCCTGCATTGATCTGGATGGTACGCCGGAACGGAGCCCGAAGCCTGTGA
- a CDS encoding ABC transporter substrate-binding protein translates to MKLETRFGDATIPAKPRRIVSISFIGHDFLLALGETPAALRNWYGNDPSGVWPWALEAMGERRPAVLRGGIDIEAVAALEPDLIAAQWSGITEREYALLSRIAPTLAPPAGFGDYGTPWQLMLRRLGAATGTADRAEAVIARIGKRFEELRASHPDWQGASAAMVWAGQTGAFTSRDIRGRFLEDLGFQVPAEINTAAGVNSFHALIPAEAPAPIDADVLIWLDYGGSAPEIARMPLRPTLRAYREGREIHADPLLAAALSHSSPLSLDYALDRLVPLLEAASDGTPTTPVPGMAEAGLLPGGS, encoded by the coding sequence GTGAAGCTTGAAACCCGTTTTGGGGACGCAACCATCCCGGCAAAACCCCGCCGCATCGTTTCGATCAGCTTTATCGGCCATGACTTCCTACTGGCGCTTGGTGAAACCCCGGCCGCCTTGCGGAATTGGTATGGCAACGATCCTTCCGGCGTTTGGCCCTGGGCCCTGGAGGCAATGGGAGAGCGCCGCCCGGCGGTCTTACGGGGCGGCATAGATATCGAGGCGGTTGCCGCGCTTGAACCCGATCTGATCGCCGCCCAGTGGTCTGGAATCACAGAACGGGAATACGCCCTTTTGTCCCGCATTGCCCCCACCCTTGCACCGCCGGCCGGGTTTGGTGATTACGGTACACCTTGGCAACTGATGCTGCGGCGGCTCGGCGCTGCCACTGGCACAGCGGACCGGGCGGAGGCTGTAATCGCACGCATCGGCAAGCGTTTCGAAGAACTGCGTGCAAGCCATCCCGATTGGCAAGGCGCCAGCGCTGCCATGGTCTGGGCCGGGCAGACCGGAGCATTCACCAGCCGCGATATCCGCGGCCGCTTCCTGGAAGATCTCGGCTTTCAAGTGCCCGCTGAAATCAACACGGCCGCAGGCGTCAATAGTTTTCACGCGCTGATCCCGGCCGAGGCCCCCGCACCTATCGACGCGGATGTGCTGATCTGGCTCGACTACGGCGGTTCTGCACCAGAGATTGCCCGGATGCCGCTGCGCCCGACCCTGCGCGCCTATAGGGAGGGCAGGGAAATCCACGCCGATCCGCTACTGGCCGCTGCCCTCTCCCACTCCAGCCCGCTCAGCCTGGATTACGCGCTCGACCGCCTGGTACCGCTGCTGGAGGCAGCATCGGACGGGACCCCCACAACACCGGTTCCGGGAATGGCCGAGGCCGGGCTGCTGCCTGGTGGATCTTGA